One Aegilops tauschii subsp. strangulata cultivar AL8/78 chromosome 7, Aet v6.0, whole genome shotgun sequence genomic window carries:
- the LOC109751543 gene encoding protein JINGUBANG, translating to MSLNSEGLMCEAISHSSQSSAPSPHPLSPCHYQCVSTLRGHSSYVSGLAVDGNSLYVASSDGHIRLWPLDMGGTAVQQEGSVVAVTNSSIKCLMATSDGLVTAHQDGKIRVWQHAGRRKGGSSHLALHGVLPTTADCLRTFLFPKNYVDVRRHTSRTWVHHVDAVTALALSPDGGYMYSVSWDRSLKVWRLPSLRCVESIAPAHNDAINAVAVSSDGSVYTGSADRTIKAWRRPPGQKRLVLVGTMERHRSAVNALAMGVGGLVLYSGSCDRSVVVWEGFDAGGVAATRTLRGHAEAVLCLAAAGDVACSGSADRTVMVWRRGAEGEYSCSAVLGGHGAAVKSLALVLTGGDHGSEREESPRGGCSALICSGSLDCDVKIWRVT from the coding sequence ATGAGTCTGAACTCTGAAGGTCTGATGTGCGAAGCTATATCACACTCGTCGCAGTCGAGTGCCCCTTCACCCCATCCCCTGAGCCCATGCCATTACCAGTGCGTCTCCACACTCAGGGGCCACTCCTCCTACGTCTCTGGCCTCGCCGTCGACGGCAACTCGCTCTACGTCGCCTCGTCGGACGGACACATCAGGCTGTGGCCACTGGACATGGGCGGCACGGCCGTGCAACAGGAGGGTTCTGTTGTTGCCGTCACCAACAGCTCCATAAAGTGCCTCATGGCCACCAGCGATGGTCTCGTCACCGCCCACCAGGACGGCAAGATCAGGGTGTGGCAGCACGCCGGCCGGCGGAAAGGCGGGAGCAGCCACCTCGCCCTGCACGGCGTGCTGCCGACCACCGCAGACTGCCTGCGCACGTTCCTGTTCCCCAAGAACTACGTCGACGTCCGGCGGCACACGAGCCGCACCTGGGTGCACCACGTGGACGCGGTCACCGCGCTCGCGCTGTCCCCGGACGGCGGGTACATGTACTCCGTGTCCTGGGACCGGAGCCTCAAGGTGTGGCGCCTGCCGAGCCTCCGCTGCGTGGAGTCCATCGCCCCGGCCCACAACGACGCCATCAACGCCGTCGCCGTGTCGTCGGACGGGAGCGTCTACACCGGGTCGGCCGACCGGACGATCAAGGCATGGAGGCGCCCCCCGGGGCAGAAGAGGCTCGTGCTGGTCGGCACCATGGAGCGGCACAGGTCGGCGGTGAACGCGCTGGCGATGGGCGTCGGCGGGCTGGTCCTCTACTCCGGCTCGTGCGACCGGTCCGTCGTCGTGTGGGAGGGCTTCGACGCCGGAGGCGTGGCGGCCACCAGGACTCTCAGGGGGCACGCTGAGGCGGTGCTGTGCCTGGCCGCCGCCGGCGACGTGGCGTGCAGCGGGTCCGCGGACAGGACGGTGATGGTGTGGCGGCGGGGAGCGGAGGGCGAGTACTCCTGCTCGGCCGTCCTGGGCGGCCATGGCGCGGCCGTGAAGAGCCTGGCATTGGTGTTGACGGGAGGCGACCACGGCAGCGAGCGCGAGGAGAGCCCGCGCGGTGGCTGCTCCGCGCTGATTTGCAGCGGTTCGTTGGACTGCGATGTGAAGATTTGGAGGGTGACTTGA
- the LOC109751545 gene encoding U-box domain-containing protein 39, whose protein sequence is MGTARLRWRPFTASSPASSASSSPSSSFTTTVDPPAEFLCPISGTLMADPVIVPPGQTIERACIQACAALAFYPPAVAGLPSSPLVLIPNVALRSAILNWCERLGLPHPSPLSLDTAGDIVRRLMPPRQEQRSQVNYGPPPQPQPSSVRTRNRYSVDYTAGDDFVQEPKPLEEEIMAVLGADGASPAEQKATMASLRQATRESKEMRTQLCTPRLLAALRPMLLSADAGIQVNAAAAMVNLSLEAENKVRIVRSGAVSPLVDVLRVGHPEARDHAAGAIYSLAVEDENRAAIGVLGAIPPLLELFSSGGAGHRARREAGMALYHVSLAGMNRSKIARTPGVVRTLLATAEARDRGNDSDADAAALRKLAVMILANLAGCPEGRAALMDGGAVAAIVGLMRSGSAAPGSAEEEYCISALYGMSRGSLRFRGLARAAGVEAALMPVAGSDGGVGRDMARRTLRAMRGEDDEVALTASGILGREWDDASVVSEGMVSLRRPPHHRSNYAGPSGSNTTQF, encoded by the coding sequence ATGGGCACCGCCCGGCTGCGGTGGAGGCCATTCACGGCCTCCTCACCGGCGTCCTCCGCGTCTTCGTCGCCGTCCTCATCGTTCACAACCACGGTGGACCCGCCAGCAGAGTTCCTCTGCCCCATCTCCGGCACGCTCATGGCGGACCCCGTCATCGTGCCGCCCGGCCAGACCATCGAGCGCGCTTGCATCCAGGCCTGCGCCGCGCTCGCCTTCTACccgcccgccgtcgccggccTCCCGTCGTCCCCCCTCGTGCTCATCCCCAACGTCGCGCTCCGCTCCGCCATCCTCAACTGGTGCGAGCGCCTCGGGCTGCCCCACCCTTCCCCTCTCTCCCTCGACACCGCCGGCGACATCGTCCGCCGCCTCATGCCGCCGCGCCAGGAGCAGAGGTCGCAGGTGAACTACGGGCCGCCCCCACAGCCACAGCCCTCGTCCGTCCGGACAAGAAACCGCTACAGCGTCGACTACACCGCGGGCGACGACTTCGTGCAGGAGCCGAAGCCGCTGGAGGAGGAGATCATGGCCGTGCTCGGCGCGGACGGCGCCAGCCCCGCGGAGCAGAAGGCGACGATGGCCTCTCTGCGGCAGGCGACGCGGGAGAGCAAAGAGATGCGGACGCAGCTCTGCACGCCGCGGCTGCTCGCCGCGCTCCGGCCGATGCTGCTGTCCGCTGACGCCGGCATCCAGGTCAACGCGGCCGCGGCCATGGTGAACCTCTCGCTCGAGGCGGAGAACAAGGTACGCATCGTGCGGTCCGGAGCGGTCTCGCCGCTCGTCGACGTGCTCCGGGTCGGCCACCCGGAGGCGCGCGACCACGCCGCCGGCGCGATCTACAGCCTCGCCGTGGAGGACGAGAACCGCGCGGCCATCGGCGTGCTGGGCGCGAtcccgccgctgctggagctgttcTCGAGCGGCGGGGCCGGCCACCGCGCGCGCCGCGAGGCCGGCATGGCGCTGTACCACGTCTCCCTCGCCGGGATGAACCGGTCCAAGATCGCGCGCACGCCGGGGGTGGTGCGGACGCTGCTCGCCACGGCGGAGGCACGGGACCGCGGGAACGACTCCGACGCCGACGCAGCCGCGCTGCGGAAGCTCGCCGTGATGATCCTGGCGAACCTGGCCGGATGCCCGGAAGGGAGGGCGGCCCTGATGGACGGCGGCGCGGTGGCCGCGATCGTGGGGCTCATGCGCAGCGGCTCGGCCGCGCCGGGCAGCGCGGAGGAGGAGTACTGCATATCGGCATTGTACGGGATGAGCCGGGGCAGCCTGAGGTTCCGCGGGCTCGCGCGCGCGGCCGGCGTGGAGGCGGCGCTGATGCCGGTGGCCGGGAGCGACGGCGGGGTCGGGCGGGACATGGCGCGGCGCACGCTCCGGGCGATGCGCGGGGAGGACGACGAGGTGGCGCTGACGGCCTCCGGCATACTCGGGAGGGAGTGGGACGACGCGAGCGTGGTGTCGGAGGGGATGGTGTCGCTCCGGCGGCCGCCGCACCACCGGAGCAACTACGCCGGGCCGTCCGGGTCAAACACGACCCAGTTCTGA
- the LOC141026964 gene encoding uncharacterized protein, which translates to MSRSKPDISDAGSFAGAAFTSDRLNELHIKDHVPVVLDLDSPSYNAWHTYLALLFRSFRLIEHVDGSVDIRDMKDDDEWLAVDACIVKWLFLTISPGLFNMQNDLSIDEYCTRMKVLADELRDVGMNIDDSVLLTNLLRGLHPDLGQSAANLSLITPTYAKEVTYLCMEEKRLRHAARQAPLAALHASTVKGPAALPQPPRAPAP; encoded by the exons ATGTCTCGCTCCAAACCCGACATCTCCGACGCCGGCTCCTTCGCCGGTGCTGCCTTCACCTCCGATCGCCTCAACGAGCTCCACATCAAAGACCACGTTCCCGTCGTCCTCGACCTCGACTCTCCTTCCTACAACGCATGGCACACCTACTTAGCGCTCCTCTTCCGCTCCTTCCGCCTCATCGAGCATGTTGATGGCAGCGTCGACATCCGCGACATGAAGGACGACGACGAGTGGCTTGCTGTGGATGCCTGCATCGTCAAGTGGCTTTTTCTCACCATCTCTCCAGGTCTCTTCAACATG CAAAACGATCTCTCGATCGACGAGTACTGCACGCGGATGAAGGTTCTCGCGGACGAGCTCCGCGACGTCGGCATGAACATCGACGACTCCGTCCTCCTCACCAACCTCCTTCGCGGCCTCCACCCCGACCTCGGCCAATCCGCCGCCAACCTCTCCCTCATCACGCCGACATACGCCAAGGAGGTCACGTATCTTTGCATGGAGGAGAAGCGTCTTCGTCACGCGGCGCGGCAAGCTCCTCTCGCCGCCCTCCACGCCAGCACTGTCAAGGGGCCCGCCGCCCTCCCGCAGcctccccgcgcgccggctccaTAG
- the LOC109751540 gene encoding uncharacterized protein gives MRSPACLRLGLAAALPLLLLLALRLPAPAVAGRPLVARDRKPAPSEAAATARWLAAQNTWGVLSTISSDLSGAPFGNVVSYSDGVPGESHGIPYFYLTTLDPTARDALEDERTSFTLSEFPLGTCGKVDPENPTCAKLTLTGKLKVVDHKSPEADLAKTALFSKHPEMEGWPKNHHFEIFKLEIENIFLIDWFGGPKPISPSQYLDYGRDQGSVMSL, from the exons ATGCGTTCCCCTGCCTGCCTCCGCCTCGgcctcgccgccgccctccccctcctcctcctgctcgcgCTCCGGCTGCcggcccccgccgtcgccggccgCCCCCTCGTCGCCCGCGACCGCAAGCCCGCCCCGTCCGAGGCCGCGGCCACCGCCAGGTGGCTCGCCGCGCAGAACACCTGGGGCGTCCTCag CACGATATCAAGTGATCTAAGTGGCGCTCCGTTTGG CAATGTAGTTTCATATAGTGATGGAGTACCAGGTGAGAGCCATGGAATTCCCTACTTTTATCTGACTACTCTGGATCCCACTGCAAGAGATGCGTTGGAGGATGAAAGGACGTCCTTTACCCTTAGTGAGTTCCCTCTTGGCACTTGTGGGAAGGTTGATCCTGAAAACCCAACATGTGCAAAACTTACTCTTACTGGAAAG TTGAAGGTGGTTGACCATAAGTCACCTGAAGCGGATTTGGCCAAAACTGCACTTTTCAGCAAACACCCTGAAATGGAGG GTTGGCCAAAGAACCATCACTTTGAGATCTTTAAACTGGAAATCGAAAACATATTTTTGATCGACTGGTTTGGGGGTCCTAAACCTATATCCCCTTCACAGTATCTTGATTATGGAAG GGACCAGGGCTCAGTGATGTCCTTGTAA